A genomic region of Pongo pygmaeus isolate AG05252 chromosome 7, NHGRI_mPonPyg2-v2.0_pri, whole genome shotgun sequence contains the following coding sequences:
- the RPS20 gene encoding small ribosomal subunit protein uS10, with the protein MAFKDTGKTPVEPEVAIHRIRITLTSRNVKSLEKVCADLIRGAKEKNLKVKGPVRMPTKTLRITTRKTPCGEGSKTWDRFQMRIHKRLIDLHSPSEIVKQITSISIEPGVEVEVTIADA; encoded by the exons ATG GCTTTTAAAGATACCGGAAAAACACCCGTGGAGCCGGAAGTGGCAATTCACCGAATTCGAATCACCCTAACAAGCCGCAACGTAAAATCCTTGGAAAAGG tgtGTGCTGACTTGATCAGAGGCGCAAAAGAAAAGAATCTAAAAGTGAAAGGACCAGTTCGAATGCCGACCAAG ACTTTGAGAATCACTACAAGAAAAACTCCTTGTGGTGAAGGTTCTAAGACGTGGGATCGTTTCCAGATGAGAATTCACAAGCGACTCATTGACTTGCACAGTCCTTCTGAGATTGTTAAGCAGATTACTTCCATCAGTATTGAGCCAGGAGTTGAGGTGGAAGTCACCATTGCAGATGCTTAA